In one window of Planctomycetaceae bacterium DNA:
- a CDS encoding HAD family phosphatase translates to MAIRTCFFDMGNVLVYFSHDRMCENIARVCGWDTETTRRFLLDDGRQWKLERGEITEEQFHSEFEAATGRAISIDELKHAAADIFWLNESILPVLRMLSDSGMRLVLLSNTSVTHLRFIEAHFDVLGFMHDRVTSWEVGALKPEPEIFEAALARAQCSPGECFYTDDIQAYIDQATTMGINARLYTDTPNLIQDLINLGVTLDS, encoded by the coding sequence ATGGCCATACGAACCTGTTTCTTTGACATGGGTAACGTTCTGGTTTATTTCTCTCATGATCGCATGTGCGAAAATATTGCCCGCGTCTGCGGCTGGGATACAGAGACGACCCGCCGGTTCCTGCTGGATGACGGCCGTCAGTGGAAACTGGAGCGGGGTGAGATAACTGAAGAGCAATTCCATTCGGAATTTGAAGCGGCAACCGGACGCGCCATTTCCATTGACGAATTGAAGCATGCAGCCGCTGATATCTTCTGGCTGAACGAATCAATTCTTCCCGTGCTGCGCATGCTTTCTGATTCCGGGATGCGACTGGTTCTGCTTTCCAACACCAGCGTGACACACCTTCGATTTATCGAGGCCCATTTCGACGTGCTGGGATTCATGCACGACCGAGTGACTTCCTGGGAAGTTGGTGCGTTAAAACCGGAACCAGAAATCTTTGAAGCCGCCCTCGCGCGTGCTCAGTGCTCCCCGGGCGAGTGTTTTTATACGGATGATATTCAGGCCTATATTGATCAGGCCACAACAATGGGGATCAACGCTCGCCTCTACACCGATACGCCGAATCTGATTCAGGATCTGATCAATCTGGGAGTGACACTGGATTCATGA
- a CDS encoding DUF1501 domain-containing protein: protein MQKQSNKNRAFQSRRSFLQGLGDGLGTVALATMLAESSTAREKSSQNDRGERSYTAGSMDRRHHSASASSVIQIFCPGGMSHVDTWDYRPELHRAHGMPFDAELGKQTFAGVAGTYAGSFWRFRQHGECGRWISSLFPRMAKHVDEMAFIYSMQNKSALHGPAMFMMNSGFIRPGFPSMGSWVTYGLGCETQNLPAFVVLPDVRGLPPGGVVNWNAGFLPAVHQGTVIETAADKAPIANLFAPDGYLNSSDKSRQFLRLLNDRHASQRIGDTLLDARIASYELSAKLQLSAPEAVDLTTESQSTHALYELQDEDAGPFGRQCLLARRFVERGVRFVQIFCGAENTSKKKIRPNWDSHEDIVRDHGYWGRILDAGVHALLTDLKSRGLLDSTLVMCTTEFGRQPFMQGRQKGRDHNPGVFTSWLAGGGIRGGSSYGSSDDMGWKAAENPCYSYDLHATALHLLGIDHEQLTWYQNGIPRRLTDVHGHVIKDII from the coding sequence ATGCAAAAACAATCGAATAAGAACAGGGCGTTCCAGTCGCGTCGCTCCTTCCTGCAGGGTTTGGGGGATGGTCTGGGAACCGTTGCGCTGGCAACCATGCTCGCAGAATCCTCGACTGCGCGGGAAAAGAGTTCGCAGAATGATCGCGGTGAGCGATCATATACCGCAGGAAGCATGGACAGGCGGCATCATTCTGCCTCTGCCAGCAGCGTGATACAGATCTTCTGCCCGGGCGGCATGAGCCATGTGGATACGTGGGACTATCGCCCTGAACTTCATCGCGCTCACGGCATGCCATTCGACGCGGAGCTTGGAAAGCAGACGTTTGCAGGAGTCGCCGGGACGTACGCCGGAAGTTTCTGGCGGTTTCGTCAGCATGGAGAATGTGGTCGATGGATCAGCAGTCTGTTCCCTCGAATGGCCAAGCACGTCGACGAAATGGCTTTCATCTACTCCATGCAGAACAAGTCGGCGTTGCATGGTCCGGCCATGTTTATGATGAACAGTGGTTTCATCCGTCCCGGCTTTCCTTCGATGGGTTCCTGGGTGACTTACGGACTTGGCTGTGAAACTCAGAATCTGCCAGCGTTTGTCGTTCTGCCGGACGTCCGTGGTCTGCCTCCTGGTGGTGTCGTCAACTGGAATGCTGGATTTCTTCCGGCGGTGCACCAGGGAACGGTCATTGAGACAGCAGCAGACAAGGCTCCGATCGCCAATTTGTTTGCCCCGGATGGTTATCTGAATTCCAGCGACAAGAGTCGACAGTTTCTTCGACTGCTGAATGATCGCCACGCCAGTCAGCGAATCGGAGATACTCTGCTTGATGCACGCATTGCCAGTTACGAACTCTCGGCCAAACTGCAGCTCAGTGCACCGGAAGCTGTCGACCTGACGACAGAATCACAATCGACGCATGCCCTGTATGAGCTGCAGGACGAAGATGCGGGTCCGTTTGGCAGGCAATGCCTGCTGGCACGTCGTTTTGTCGAACGCGGAGTTCGCTTCGTGCAGATTTTCTGCGGGGCAGAAAACACGAGCAAGAAGAAGATTCGCCCGAACTGGGATTCGCATGAAGACATCGTTCGCGACCATGGCTATTGGGGACGAATTCTGGATGCCGGAGTGCATGCTTTGTTAACCGACCTTAAGTCTCGAGGTCTGCTGGATTCGACGCTGGTCATGTGCACCACCGAATTCGGACGCCAGCCGTTTATGCAGGGCAGGCAAAAAGGCCGAGATCATAATCCCGGCGTCTTCACGTCGTGGCTGGCTGGCGGGGGAATTCGTGGTGGCTCCAGTTATGGAAGCAGCGATGACATGGGATGGAAAGCCGCGGAAAATCCCTGTTACAGTTACGACCTCCATGCCACAGCGCTGCATCTGCTGGGGATCGATCACGAACAACTCACCTGGTATCAGAATGGCATTCCACGTCGACTGACAGACGTTCACGGACACGTGATAAAGGACATCATCTGA